The proteins below are encoded in one region of Paenisporosarcina cavernae:
- a CDS encoding FeoA family protein, producing the protein MNVSELKAGESAIIKSVEHVDAFLQQRLLSIGVLPGCELCLKRASFMKGPCILECRGQSISIRQKDAQMIEVHA; encoded by the coding sequence ATGAACGTGTCAGAGCTAAAAGCAGGAGAGTCAGCGATTATAAAAAGTGTCGAGCATGTGGATGCATTTTTACAGCAGCGGCTATTATCCATCGGGGTATTGCCAGGTTGTGAGTTGTGTTTAAAGCGTGCATCGTTTATGAAAGGTCCATGCATTCTTGAATGCCGTGGGCAATCTATTAGCATACGCCAAAAAGATGCTCAAATGATTGAGGTTCATGCTTAA
- a CDS encoding YciI family protein produces the protein MMHQFIYQLKLIPTLLNEENWTEKENECVTRHFQRLQQLVEEGKVILAGRTLTMDEKAFGIVILEVTSEEEAREIMETDPTVEERVMTAELFPYRVALMRK, from the coding sequence ATGATGCATCAATTTATTTATCAATTGAAGCTAATTCCAACATTATTAAATGAAGAAAATTGGACGGAGAAAGAAAACGAGTGTGTGACTCGTCATTTTCAACGTCTTCAGCAGTTAGTGGAAGAAGGAAAAGTAATTCTTGCTGGAAGAACGCTGACGATGGATGAGAAAGCATTTGGAATCGTGATTTTAGAAGTAACATCGGAGGAAGAAGCGAGAGAGATCATGGAAACGGATCCTACAGTTGAAGAAAGAGTCATGACTGCGGAGTTGTTTCCTTACCGAGTTGCGTTAATGAGAAAGTAG
- a CDS encoding rhodanese-related sulfurtransferase, whose amino-acid sequence MENNAYRVLLYYKYVPIEDPQTFAAEHLATCKELGLLGRILVSSEGINGTVSGTIEQTEAYMDMMKADPRFHDIMWKMDPADGHAFKKMHCRAKKEVVHLGLEDDINPNELTGKYLSPKEFFEQMQNEDTIVLDARNDYEYDLGHFRGSIRPEIRNFRELPEWIKENKDMFEGKKVLTYCTGGIRCEKFSGWLVREGFEDVGQLHGGIHTYGTDPEVQGQLWDGKMYVFDERISVPVNRVEHVVVGKDHFDGTPCERYVNCANPACNDKILCSEENEHLYMRSCSDACRTHERNRYVKEHGLTEEQVQEKLAALDAHQKTLSV is encoded by the coding sequence ATGGAAAACAATGCTTATCGAGTCTTGTTATATTATAAATATGTTCCTATCGAGGACCCTCAAACGTTTGCTGCTGAGCATTTAGCTACGTGTAAAGAATTAGGGTTACTTGGTCGAATCTTAGTATCGAGTGAAGGAATCAACGGAACAGTTTCCGGTACGATTGAACAAACCGAAGCGTATATGGATATGATGAAAGCAGATCCTAGGTTCCACGATATTATGTGGAAAATGGATCCTGCAGATGGTCATGCCTTCAAGAAAATGCATTGCCGTGCGAAAAAAGAAGTGGTGCACTTAGGATTAGAAGACGATATTAATCCGAATGAGTTAACAGGAAAATATTTGTCTCCAAAAGAATTTTTCGAACAAATGCAAAACGAAGATACCATCGTCTTAGATGCTCGTAATGACTATGAGTATGACCTTGGACATTTCCGCGGATCTATTCGTCCAGAAATTCGCAATTTCCGTGAATTACCGGAATGGATCAAAGAAAACAAAGACATGTTCGAAGGTAAAAAAGTCTTAACTTACTGCACTGGTGGTATTCGTTGCGAAAAATTCTCTGGATGGTTAGTTCGTGAAGGATTTGAGGACGTAGGTCAATTGCACGGTGGAATTCATACGTACGGTACGGACCCTGAAGTGCAAGGTCAATTATGGGACGGAAAAATGTACGTCTTTGACGAACGAATCAGTGTACCTGTGAATCGCGTCGAGCACGTCGTTGTAGGAAAAGATCATTTCGACGGCACACCTTGTGAGCGCTATGTAAATTGTGCTAATCCTGCATGTAATGACAAAATTTTGTGTTCTGAAGAGAACGAACATTTATATATGCGTAGTTGTTCTGACGCTTGTCGTACTCATGAGCGCAATCGCTATGTAAAAGAACACGGTTTAACAGAAGAACAAGTACAAGAAAAACTTGCCGCATTAGACGCACATCAAAAAACGCTATCGGTATAA
- a CDS encoding NAD(P)/FAD-dependent oxidoreductase gives MTNVIIIGGGILGSSTAYHLTKLGAEVTVIDRADSTQATDAAAGIICPWVSQRRNKDWYLLARKGAAYYTQLIPDLERQGQVNTGYEMVGALSLHEDREKLEKMVERTLKRKEDAPEIGDVVLLSPKEVQQKLPLLPETMHAVYVSGAARVDGRALREALREAAIRNGAHFVNGDAKIRKDGVRFQVVVGDSTYSCDKLVLTTGAWGNELLSSLNVDLPVSAQKAQIIHLQTVHHTSVWPVVMPPGDQYLLGFNHGRVVIGATHENEDPFNPAITAGGMLEVLQKGIAVASELEDAEIAEVRVGVRPFTANFLPVIGEVIPKVYVANGLGSSGLTVGPFLGDQLAKLTVDFDTDIDLTPYHPFR, from the coding sequence ATGACAAACGTGATTATTATTGGTGGAGGAATTTTGGGGAGTAGCACTGCCTATCATTTAACAAAACTTGGGGCGGAAGTGACCGTGATTGATCGCGCTGACTCCACTCAAGCAACGGATGCAGCTGCTGGTATTATTTGTCCTTGGGTTTCTCAACGGCGAAATAAGGATTGGTATTTACTTGCTCGAAAAGGTGCAGCATATTATACACAACTTATTCCAGATCTTGAACGTCAAGGTCAAGTAAATACGGGGTATGAAATGGTCGGTGCCCTCAGCCTTCATGAAGACAGAGAAAAGCTAGAGAAAATGGTGGAACGTACACTAAAACGAAAAGAGGATGCACCGGAAATAGGAGATGTTGTGCTGTTATCTCCTAAGGAAGTACAACAGAAGCTTCCTTTATTACCCGAGACGATGCATGCGGTGTACGTATCAGGTGCAGCGAGAGTAGATGGTCGAGCACTGCGAGAAGCACTGCGAGAAGCGGCAATTCGAAATGGAGCCCATTTTGTGAATGGGGATGCGAAAATTCGAAAAGACGGGGTGAGGTTTCAAGTTGTGGTGGGGGATTCTACGTATTCCTGTGACAAATTGGTTCTTACAACAGGAGCGTGGGGGAATGAGCTTCTCTCTAGCTTGAATGTTGACCTTCCAGTTTCTGCGCAAAAAGCACAAATCATTCATCTTCAAACGGTGCATCACACTTCTGTTTGGCCAGTCGTGATGCCACCAGGAGATCAATATTTACTTGGGTTTAATCATGGCCGAGTAGTGATCGGTGCGACACATGAAAATGAAGATCCGTTTAATCCTGCGATTACAGCAGGCGGAATGCTCGAAGTGCTGCAGAAAGGGATCGCGGTTGCTTCTGAGCTAGAGGATGCAGAAATCGCGGAAGTACGTGTCGGTGTACGACCGTTCACCGCCAACTTTTTACCAGTAATCGGAGAAGTCATACCCAAGGTCTATGTCGCAAATGGTTTAGGTTCATCCGGATTAACGGTGGGACCATTCTTAGGAGATCAACTAGCCAAACTAACGGTGGACTTCGACACCGACATTGATTTGACACCGTATCATCCATTCCGCTAA
- a CDS encoding NAD(P)/FAD-dependent oxidoreductase, whose amino-acid sequence MKTVDCVIVGAGPAGLFTAFYAGMRDLDVTIIESLPNVGGQLTALYPEKYIYDVAGFPKVRAKDLVDNLMEQLAIFSPTICLNESVKDLTQEEDGTWKVTTSKSIHLAKTVIFTTGNGAFEPKRLEKDDTLKWEGSQLHYFVDDMHSFAGKNVVLFGGGDSAVDWALMLEPIAKQVTLVHRRDEFRAHEHSLKQLEQSSVKKLTPYVFDSFKEKDGVIRHVAVRGKDGDLQLIPTDHIIVNYGFRSSIGEMANWGMEMERHAIVVNSQMETSLPGVYAVGDSNTYPGKVKLIACGFGEAPIAVNAAKHFIDPATKKHVKHSTDLFTH is encoded by the coding sequence ATGAAAACAGTTGATTGTGTGATTGTAGGAGCAGGTCCAGCAGGATTATTTACCGCGTTTTATGCAGGGATGAGGGATTTGGATGTGACCATCATCGAGAGTCTACCGAATGTCGGTGGTCAGTTAACCGCACTTTACCCTGAAAAATACATTTATGATGTCGCAGGCTTTCCAAAAGTTCGCGCAAAGGATTTAGTAGATAATTTAATGGAACAGCTTGCCATTTTCTCACCGACCATTTGTTTAAATGAATCGGTAAAGGATTTAACTCAAGAGGAAGATGGCACGTGGAAAGTAACGACTTCTAAATCGATTCACCTTGCGAAAACGGTTATTTTCACAACAGGAAACGGCGCGTTTGAACCGAAACGTTTAGAGAAGGATGACACCCTAAAATGGGAAGGTTCACAACTACATTATTTTGTAGATGATATGCATTCCTTCGCCGGAAAAAATGTCGTGTTGTTCGGGGGAGGGGATTCCGCGGTCGATTGGGCATTAATGTTAGAACCCATTGCTAAACAAGTGACTCTTGTACATCGTCGGGATGAATTTCGCGCACACGAACACTCCTTGAAACAGTTAGAACAATCTTCCGTGAAGAAGCTAACACCTTATGTTTTTGATTCTTTCAAAGAAAAAGATGGTGTCATTCGTCACGTGGCTGTTCGAGGAAAAGATGGAGATCTTCAACTCATCCCAACGGACCATATTATTGTAAATTACGGATTTCGTTCTTCTATTGGAGAAATGGCCAACTGGGGAATGGAAATGGAACGTCATGCAATAGTTGTAAATAGCCAAATGGAGACGAGTTTACCAGGAGTATATGCTGTTGGTGACAGCAATACATATCCAGGGAAAGTAAAACTCATTGCCTGTGGTTTCGGTGAAGCTCCAATTGCCGTTAATGCTGCAAAGCACTTCATTGACCCTGCGACAAAAAAACATGTGAAACATTCCACCGACCTCTTCACACATTAA
- the glsA gene encoding glutaminase A, translating to MINQQDVETFFHECHHTAKEGKVASYIPALARVNPDTFAISILTKNGEKLEYGDVRQTFTLQSISKVLAFLFALENFGEEKVFDKITLDPKGDPFNSIMGFQSTTEGNVYNPMINSGAIVICAMIAEEYGEQALSKVMSFIKKLTNDETIYVDVEVFDSEKSTAYRNRAIAYFLQDAGIIADTNVALDLYFQLCSIAVNVEAIARIGAILANKGYEPVSEIQMVSDSNVKMVNAYMLLSGMYDASSKFAIKVGVPAKSGVSGSILAVVTDKMGIGILSPPLDERGNSVAGIRLLKKLSDEWDLSIF from the coding sequence ATGATTAATCAACAAGATGTCGAAACATTTTTTCATGAATGCCATCACACGGCGAAAGAAGGAAAAGTAGCGTCTTATATTCCTGCATTAGCACGAGTGAACCCCGACACCTTTGCGATTAGTATTTTAACGAAAAACGGTGAAAAATTAGAGTACGGTGACGTGCGGCAAACATTTACACTGCAAAGTATTTCAAAAGTGCTCGCTTTTCTCTTCGCATTAGAAAATTTCGGGGAAGAGAAAGTGTTCGATAAAATTACATTAGATCCAAAAGGCGATCCATTTAACTCGATTATGGGGTTTCAGTCTACAACCGAAGGTAACGTTTACAATCCAATGATTAACTCCGGTGCGATCGTGATTTGCGCGATGATAGCGGAAGAATATGGAGAGCAAGCGTTATCGAAAGTGATGAGCTTCATTAAAAAACTGACGAATGACGAGACGATTTACGTCGATGTGGAAGTATTTGATTCAGAGAAATCCACTGCCTATCGAAATCGTGCAATCGCCTATTTTTTGCAAGACGCAGGAATTATTGCTGATACCAATGTTGCGCTCGACTTGTATTTTCAACTATGTTCGATTGCTGTAAATGTAGAGGCTATTGCAAGAATTGGTGCTATTTTGGCGAATAAAGGATACGAACCTGTTTCCGAAATTCAAATGGTTTCAGATAGCAATGTCAAGATGGTCAATGCGTATATGCTGTTAAGTGGGATGTATGATGCTTCTTCGAAGTTTGCAATCAAAGTAGGAGTTCCAGCAAAAAGTGGTGTGTCAGGAAGTATTTTAGCGGTGGTGACAGATAAGATGGGAATTGGTATTCTTTCCCCGCCTCTGGATGAGCGGGGAAATAGCGTTGCCGGTATTAGGTTGCTGAAAAAACTCTCTGATGAGTGGGATTTGTCGATTTTTTAA
- a CDS encoding FeoB-associated Cys-rich membrane protein, with translation MINYILIAAIFGYAIFVFYRHIKKSSKGKCGSCELESSCSGTTCSVDWNKVIDEARSKQKSS, from the coding sequence ATGATTAACTATATATTGATTGCCGCTATTTTTGGATACGCAATCTTTGTCTTCTACCGTCATATTAAGAAAAGTTCCAAAGGAAAATGTGGGAGCTGTGAGTTGGAATCAAGCTGTTCAGGGACGACTTGTTCAGTTGATTGGAATAAAGTGATTGACGAAGCACGAAGTAAACAAAAAAGCAGTTAA
- the feoB gene encoding ferrous iron transport protein B encodes MTTSLLIGNPNTGKTSLFNALTTSYAYVGNWTGVTVDKKVGQLKNKLGQLVDLPGVYDLRPVSADESVVSNALLQDSFDQFVNIVDASQLERNFQLTLQLLEYNKPIVIALNMMDVAQKRGITIDFDALANRLNVPIYQLVARKETGKEALLEGMRMTKQSPNFQLNYPSEIETTIEALIPYFTEKKEWNARWLAIQFLYGNITVETYLREHEKYASILALREKLQTMLSEPIAAVIFKTREKYIQELMKEISVVNEDNKTSKEEKIDRIVTSPILGIPLFMLVMFLVFQVTFTWIGAPLSDLLDGLLSGPVSSGIESILISIGASTFLQQLVLDGIVAGVGGVLVFVPQIFVLFFCISLLEDSGYMSRIAVIMDSIMEKFDLNGKSFIPMIISFGCNVPGIMAARTIEQRKERLLTILIAPFMSCSARLPVYALFVGAFFVQYQAIVVFSLYFLGIILALVAAKIISITFLKEETSMFFIDLPMYNVPHAKTLWRSTWEKGKGFIRKAGTIIFAGSLLIWMLSYAGPKGMDVPMDTSFMAIIGGFIAPIFAPLGFGTWQAASSLLTGFLAKEVVVSAMSIIYAVTENELTTSLMAYFTPVSAYAFLVFVLLYVPCLATVAVIARETKSAKWTTFSIIYPLVTAWIITFVVYRVGLLFFS; translated from the coding sequence ATGACTACGTCACTTTTAATTGGAAACCCGAATACTGGGAAAACATCGCTCTTTAATGCTTTAACAACATCGTATGCATATGTCGGCAACTGGACAGGAGTTACAGTAGACAAAAAAGTAGGTCAACTTAAAAACAAGCTTGGCCAACTGGTAGATTTACCTGGAGTCTACGATTTGCGACCTGTTTCTGCAGACGAAAGTGTTGTTTCGAACGCGTTACTTCAAGACTCATTCGATCAATTCGTAAATATAGTAGACGCTAGTCAGTTGGAACGAAATTTCCAGCTGACTTTGCAGCTTTTGGAGTACAACAAACCCATAGTTATTGCATTGAATATGATGGATGTTGCCCAAAAAAGAGGAATAACGATAGATTTTGATGCGTTAGCTAACCGATTGAATGTCCCGATTTATCAATTAGTAGCTAGAAAAGAAACTGGCAAGGAAGCCTTGCTCGAAGGAATGAGGATGACAAAGCAATCTCCTAACTTTCAGCTGAACTATCCAAGTGAAATAGAGACGACCATCGAAGCGCTTATTCCTTACTTTACGGAAAAGAAAGAGTGGAATGCACGATGGTTAGCCATTCAATTTTTATACGGAAATATTACAGTAGAAACATATTTAAGAGAACATGAAAAGTACGCAAGTATTCTAGCACTTCGTGAAAAATTGCAAACAATGTTATCTGAACCAATCGCTGCCGTTATCTTCAAAACGAGAGAAAAGTATATTCAAGAGTTGATGAAAGAAATTTCTGTCGTCAATGAGGACAATAAAACGTCGAAGGAAGAAAAAATCGACCGCATTGTAACGAGTCCGATACTTGGAATTCCCCTTTTTATGTTGGTAATGTTTCTTGTATTCCAAGTTACGTTTACATGGATAGGGGCACCTCTTTCGGATTTGTTGGATGGATTATTGAGTGGACCAGTAAGTAGTGGAATAGAATCGATATTAATTTCTATTGGCGCTTCCACGTTTCTCCAACAACTCGTACTAGATGGGATTGTTGCTGGGGTTGGAGGAGTATTGGTATTTGTCCCTCAAATTTTTGTGCTGTTTTTCTGTATCTCACTTTTAGAGGATTCAGGATATATGTCGCGAATTGCTGTGATCATGGACAGTATTATGGAAAAATTTGATTTGAACGGGAAATCATTTATTCCGATGATTATTAGTTTTGGCTGTAATGTGCCAGGGATTATGGCAGCGAGAACGATTGAGCAACGAAAAGAGCGTTTGCTGACGATTTTAATTGCGCCGTTTATGTCTTGTTCAGCTAGGCTGCCAGTATATGCACTGTTTGTTGGTGCATTTTTCGTTCAATATCAAGCAATTGTAGTATTTTCCTTATACTTTTTAGGCATTATTTTAGCGCTTGTTGCAGCAAAGATTATTTCGATTACGTTTTTAAAAGAAGAAACTTCGATGTTTTTTATCGACTTACCGATGTATAATGTCCCACATGCTAAAACACTTTGGAGAAGTACGTGGGAAAAAGGGAAAGGATTTATTCGCAAAGCGGGAACGATTATTTTCGCTGGGTCCCTTTTAATCTGGATGCTATCATACGCTGGACCTAAAGGAATGGACGTTCCAATGGATACGAGCTTTATGGCTATAATTGGTGGATTTATCGCTCCGATTTTTGCACCTTTAGGATTCGGAACATGGCAAGCGGCTTCTTCGTTATTAACAGGATTTTTAGCAAAAGAAGTAGTTGTATCAGCAATGTCGATTATTTATGCCGTGACGGAGAATGAATTAACGACCTCGTTAATGGCTTATTTCACACCAGTATCTGCATATGCATTTCTAGTGTTTGTATTACTGTATGTCCCATGTCTTGCGACAGTAGCGGTCATTGCCCGTGAGACGAAGTCGGCGAAATGGACGACATTCTCAATTATCTATCCGTTAGTAACTGCTTGGATTATTACATTCGTAGTTTACCGTGTTGGACTACTATTCTTTTCATGA
- a CDS encoding DUF1761 family protein → MDIMSLNWLAILVGAIAYALFGVIYYSVQQKKKETETKAATNYLVALSVALVVSVLVQGILQKTGTITWESGLVVGLSIGIIVSLVYVKNYVFGLLTKSVFYLVIWDHIIAITLVGFVQGLIG, encoded by the coding sequence ATGGATATTATGTCACTAAACTGGCTAGCTATACTCGTGGGAGCAATAGCTTACGCACTATTTGGTGTAATTTATTACTCCGTGCAACAAAAGAAAAAAGAAACAGAGACGAAAGCTGCAACAAACTACTTGGTAGCGTTATCGGTTGCTCTCGTTGTTTCGGTTCTAGTGCAAGGCATTTTACAGAAGACAGGTACTATTACATGGGAAAGCGGATTAGTAGTTGGATTATCCATTGGAATAATCGTTAGTCTCGTTTATGTAAAAAATTATGTATTTGGATTGTTAACTAAATCAGTTTTTTATCTGGTGATTTGGGATCATATCATTGCCATTACCTTGGTTGGTTTTGTACAAGGGCTGATCGGTTAA
- a CDS encoding MEDS domain-containing protein: protein MNTFSNEALFPINQGHVYYRYSSNQIYIERLKEFIADGIQQNQSILIIDNMRNIPILEGLLKKEFPTAGPQEIHLVNNYDFYLSNGDFNTSTILDHFEKELSRFNNSKEIRSWAQVEWSSTTPDTEKAEEFESYADEYILDQKMLTVCAYSTQRLTERLHETLASTHLHLLTDTSYEISPLYRSRQASNAG, encoded by the coding sequence TTGAACACTTTTTCGAATGAAGCGCTTTTCCCTATTAACCAGGGACATGTATACTACCGCTATTCAAGTAACCAGATCTACATAGAGCGTTTGAAAGAATTTATTGCAGATGGCATTCAGCAAAATCAATCGATTTTAATTATCGATAATATGAGGAATATACCCATACTTGAGGGCCTATTAAAGAAAGAGTTTCCCACTGCGGGACCTCAGGAAATACACCTTGTAAACAATTACGACTTTTATTTATCAAATGGAGACTTTAACACGTCCACTATTTTAGATCATTTTGAAAAAGAGCTTTCAAGGTTTAACAACTCAAAAGAAATTCGATCGTGGGCTCAAGTGGAATGGAGTTCTACAACGCCAGATACCGAAAAAGCTGAAGAGTTTGAGTCATATGCAGATGAATACATCTTGGATCAAAAAATGCTCACGGTTTGCGCTTACTCGACTCAACGTCTGACGGAACGTTTGCATGAAACGCTTGCCTCTACTCATTTACATTTACTGACAGATACGTCGTACGAAATTTCACCATTATACAGAAGTAGACAAGCTTCGAATGCTGGTTAA
- the abc-f gene encoding ribosomal protection-like ABC-F family protein, translating into MNVIQLKDINITFGDRLLFEVDHLTIHQGERIGLVGKNGSGKSTLLQVIDTKGKGITGSIEVNGTCVLLPQLKEQIGHLSGGELTQKIINEGFEKKPDIFLADEPTSHLDLAFVNKIEQQWKRFRGTLVVVSHDREFLDRMCTKIWAIEENKIREYKGNYSEYLAQKELEERKKEAAYEEFVKKTKQLEAAIVEKERRAERATKAPVGQNVPGILKPYYANKQKKLRKTVKAMESRLEQLDVVDQPRKKIPIKMMLPDADTLKGKTVLSVEQLSTTVGTRMLWENISFRIQAGDHVALLGNNGSGKTTLFQKVLAKERGVSVSPNVKFGYFSQNLDVLNEKKSILVNVKSTAVQAEDTCRTVLARLQFLGEDVFKPVSVLSGGERVKVAFAKLFVSDVNFLLLDEPTNYLDLDAVEAIENLLKEYDGTLVFISHDRRFVQQVAKKIMLLENGHLEFYPDTYDAFLNRRIEAVRNTTAEEVMLIETRMVEVIGKMSIAVTEELENEFQELVAQKRKIVESL; encoded by the coding sequence ATGAACGTAATACAACTAAAAGATATCAACATCACTTTCGGCGACCGATTATTGTTCGAAGTGGATCATCTCACCATTCACCAAGGAGAGCGTATTGGTTTAGTCGGGAAAAATGGAAGCGGCAAATCGACTTTGTTACAAGTAATTGATACAAAAGGGAAGGGAATAACAGGTTCCATCGAGGTGAATGGGACGTGTGTTTTATTGCCACAACTAAAAGAACAAATAGGCCATTTGAGTGGAGGAGAACTCACCCAAAAAATAATCAATGAGGGATTCGAAAAGAAACCAGATATTTTCTTGGCAGATGAGCCAACTAGTCACCTGGACCTAGCGTTTGTGAATAAAATAGAACAACAGTGGAAGCGTTTTAGAGGGACACTAGTCGTCGTCTCGCATGATCGTGAATTTTTGGATCGCATGTGTACAAAGATTTGGGCAATCGAAGAGAATAAAATTAGGGAATACAAGGGAAATTACTCGGAGTATTTAGCTCAAAAAGAGTTGGAGGAACGAAAAAAAGAAGCAGCATATGAAGAATTCGTTAAGAAAACAAAGCAGTTAGAAGCGGCAATTGTCGAAAAAGAACGACGTGCAGAAAGAGCGACCAAAGCTCCTGTAGGGCAAAATGTTCCTGGTATACTCAAGCCATATTATGCAAACAAACAAAAGAAACTTCGAAAAACAGTGAAGGCAATGGAGAGTCGATTGGAACAACTTGATGTAGTGGATCAACCTCGTAAAAAAATTCCCATTAAAATGATGTTGCCTGATGCGGATACATTAAAAGGGAAAACTGTCTTGTCTGTAGAGCAGCTTTCTACTACTGTGGGTACAAGAATGCTTTGGGAAAATATTTCATTCCGAATCCAAGCGGGGGATCATGTGGCGTTATTAGGAAATAACGGCAGTGGGAAAACAACCCTTTTTCAGAAGGTGCTCGCAAAGGAACGCGGAGTGTCGGTGTCTCCAAACGTAAAATTTGGCTACTTCAGTCAAAATTTAGATGTATTAAATGAGAAGAAAAGCATATTGGTAAATGTGAAATCGACAGCAGTTCAGGCGGAAGATACATGCAGAACCGTCTTAGCTCGTTTGCAGTTCTTGGGTGAAGATGTATTTAAGCCAGTGTCCGTCTTAAGTGGGGGTGAGCGAGTGAAAGTAGCGTTCGCGAAGTTATTTGTGAGCGATGTGAATTTCCTCTTACTCGATGAACCTACAAATTACTTAGATTTGGATGCTGTAGAAGCGATTGAAAATCTTTTGAAAGAATACGATGGCACACTCGTTTTCATTTCACATGATCGTCGATTTGTGCAACAAGTAGCGAAAAAAATAATGTTGTTAGAGAATGGTCACCTCGAATTCTACCCAGATACGTATGATGCATTTTTAAATCGGCGCATAGAGGCCGTACGAAATACAACGGCCGAAGAAGTGATGCTCATTGAGACAAGGATGGTCGAAGTGATTGGGAAAATGAGTATCGCCGTAACGGAAGAATTAGAAAACGAATTCCAAGAGCTAGTGGCCCAAAAACGGAAAATTGTCGAGAGTTTGTAA
- a CDS encoding NupC/NupG family nucleoside CNT transporter, which produces MNIVWGIGGILAVLAIAFLFSSAKRSINWRTILAGLSIQILFAFAVLKWDLGKIGLEKFANGVQQVIGSANEGIAFLFGPAADAANFGFVFAFQVLTIIIFFSSLIAVLYYLGIMQLFIRFIGGGLSFILGTSKAESMSAAANIFVGQTEAPLVVKPFIANMTKSELFAVMTGGLASVAGSVLVGYALLGVPLEYLLAASFMAAPAGLVMAKMFIPETEKSVIEEVEVERDEEAVNVIDAAARGAGDGLMLALNVGAMLLAFIGLIALINLVLSTVTGWFGADGITLQLILGYVFAPLAFVIGVPWEEAIQAGSYIGQKLVLNEFVAYSSFAPEIANLSPKTVIVVSFALCGFANLSSMAILLGGLGGLAPNRRPDIARLGIRSVAAGMLASLLSAAIAGMFV; this is translated from the coding sequence ATGAATATAGTATGGGGTATAGGTGGTATTCTAGCTGTTTTAGCAATCGCCTTCTTATTTTCAAGTGCGAAGAGGTCTATTAATTGGCGCACCATTTTGGCTGGTTTGTCCATTCAAATACTGTTTGCTTTTGCGGTATTAAAATGGGATTTAGGAAAAATAGGTTTAGAGAAATTTGCAAATGGCGTACAACAAGTGATTGGTTCTGCGAATGAAGGGATTGCGTTCTTATTCGGTCCTGCAGCAGATGCCGCAAACTTTGGATTCGTATTCGCATTTCAAGTGTTAACCATTATTATTTTCTTTTCTTCTTTAATCGCAGTACTTTATTATCTAGGAATTATGCAGCTCTTTATCCGTTTCATCGGTGGCGGCTTATCCTTTATTCTCGGAACAAGTAAAGCGGAATCCATGTCCGCAGCGGCAAATATTTTTGTTGGTCAAACAGAAGCACCTTTGGTTGTAAAACCGTTTATCGCGAACATGACGAAGTCAGAACTGTTTGCTGTAATGACTGGTGGATTGGCTTCAGTTGCAGGTTCAGTTTTAGTTGGATATGCGCTTCTTGGAGTACCACTCGAATATTTATTAGCAGCAAGCTTTATGGCTGCACCTGCTGGTCTTGTTATGGCCAAAATGTTTATTCCCGAGACGGAGAAATCGGTCATTGAAGAAGTAGAAGTTGAGCGGGATGAAGAAGCAGTCAACGTAATCGATGCTGCTGCACGTGGTGCTGGTGACGGATTAATGCTAGCATTAAATGTTGGCGCTATGCTACTTGCGTTTATCGGATTAATCGCGTTAATCAATTTAGTCTTAAGCACCGTTACTGGATGGTTTGGTGCAGACGGTATCACCTTACAGCTTATTCTAGGCTACGTTTTTGCACCACTAGCATTTGTGATCGGTGTACCTTGGGAAGAAGCGATTCAGGCAGGTAGTTATATTGGACAAAAACTTGTGTTGAATGAGTTTGTCGCCTATTCTTCCTTTGCACCTGAAATTGCAAATCTTTCTCCAAAAACCGTTATTGTTGTTAGTTTCGCGCTTTGTGGATTTGCGAACTTAAGCTCCATGGCTATTCTGCTTGGTGGTTTAGGTGGACTAGCTCCAAATCGTCGTCCAGACATTGCTCGATTGGGAATTCGTTCAGTTGCAGCAGGGATGCTTGCATCGTTACTTTCAGCAGCAATTGCTGGAATGTTTGTTTAA